The proteins below are encoded in one region of Sulfolobus sp. A20:
- a CDS encoding MFS transporter, whose amino-acid sequence MSSDNQHSLDEYLARIDRLPVWGLPYLLLWAIGIGYFATLYDAVSNLGLALPYIPFINSEEAAIIVSVGLAGYIIGSIGLGAVADRIGRRLALLTSFALLTVGSLGMALSVNYPTLFVFRVIEGVGTGACLNLAMVYVTEFSPSSKRGKYANWIFVSGWIAVGLGTLLVAFIVTLTPTFGWRIAFGLAAALGFISTTIISIMAPESIRVLVRKKKFDRAENLIRDMEKISMKRAKVSTLPPLKVVNYEQAQVNAIKILTQPTFLKRLISLTIFWFFLYFIQYTATGLAPTFVKVVVNLTPLQYTEYIRLLGFVAIGATVISFGMLGFIERVDRRLLTQIGAIGFVVSSYLTTYLILNKELIIWFITYFLLEFILNPPYLAGYLMSSESFPTVARSTGFAITDGLGHLGGVVGPLLLFPLISTFGPLYAWVILSLPLPFAAISLWFTIPKTVKVRLEEVNEAIIKK is encoded by the coding sequence ATGAGTTCTGATAATCAGCATAGTTTAGATGAATATTTAGCGAGAATAGATAGATTACCAGTGTGGGGACTACCATATCTCCTTTTATGGGCAATCGGAATTGGCTATTTTGCAACACTTTATGATGCTGTATCAAATTTAGGGTTAGCATTACCTTATATACCATTTATAAACTCGGAGGAAGCTGCAATAATAGTGTCTGTAGGACTAGCTGGATATATTATAGGATCTATAGGATTAGGTGCAGTAGCTGATAGGATTGGAAGAAGACTAGCCTTATTAACGTCATTTGCTCTATTAACAGTAGGAAGTTTAGGGATGGCTTTATCAGTAAATTATCCAACACTATTCGTCTTTAGAGTGATAGAAGGTGTAGGGACTGGTGCATGCTTAAACCTTGCTATGGTATACGTCACAGAGTTTTCACCTAGCTCTAAAAGAGGTAAGTACGCAAATTGGATATTTGTGTCAGGCTGGATAGCTGTAGGACTAGGCACTCTACTAGTAGCATTCATCGTAACACTTACCCCAACATTTGGATGGAGAATAGCTTTTGGGCTTGCAGCAGCCTTAGGTTTTATCTCTACCACTATAATTAGTATAATGGCTCCAGAGAGCATCAGGGTTTTAGTCAGAAAAAAGAAGTTTGATAGAGCTGAAAATCTTATAAGGGATATGGAAAAAATAAGTATGAAGAGAGCTAAAGTATCTACTTTACCTCCTCTTAAAGTAGTCAATTACGAGCAAGCCCAAGTTAATGCCATAAAAATATTGACTCAACCAACGTTCTTAAAAAGATTAATATCTTTAACAATATTTTGGTTTTTCTTATACTTCATTCAATATACCGCTACTGGATTGGCACCGACATTTGTTAAAGTTGTAGTAAATCTTACGCCATTACAATATACTGAATATATAAGGCTATTAGGCTTTGTAGCCATAGGTGCTACAGTTATATCATTTGGAATGTTGGGCTTTATTGAAAGGGTAGATAGAAGACTTTTAACTCAAATTGGAGCAATAGGCTTTGTGGTAAGTAGCTATCTTACAACGTATTTGATACTTAATAAAGAGCTAATAATATGGTTTATTACTTATTTCCTACTTGAATTTATCCTTAATCCGCCGTATTTAGCAGGTTATCTGATGTCAAGCGAATCTTTTCCGACAGTTGCTAGGTCTACTGGTTTTGCGATAACAGATGGATTAGGACATCTGGGAGGTGTAGTAGGACCTCTACTATTATTTCCGCTAATCTCGACATTTGGACCATTATATGCCTGGGTAATTCTGTCATTACCATTACCGTTTGCTGCTATTTCACTATGGTTTACTATTCCTAAAACAGTTAAGGTCAGGTTAGAAGAAGTAAATGAAGCTATTATAAAGAAATGA
- a CDS encoding alpha/beta hydrolase, with amino-acid sequence MKILKEYMSKDFPHIKHTFWSKEAKTPPVGEYNKIGVHRLVNENCSKLVSAILVLPGTWSSGEQLSSNEDRWSRNENVDEPFFWANRCIDVYLMDYRTHFVPIEKDSSELEFMINWGWEQWINDIKEVVDFVKDISSNQKIFLVGESFGGLASINYATQFQDDLNGLILLDGGPVIRQPSNSLNFNELLEEMRRKKSWVMEVGGGKGALFLFKYIDENPLANPINPLTGEALSPPINPITGEKWNNILEWATFILYIAWGPGMLTNVYEGFNDPKVLIHTMATFDRYWPSRIYLETQAMLDWEECPYTKYDFDNLYSNIKIPILDVISRFGISIGRLTNNPLIGSTSRSYNLITLDKYGHLDVYNGTYSKRDVAIPVLSWIYSKAYNV; translated from the coding sequence ATGAAAATATTAAAAGAGTATATGAGTAAAGACTTCCCACATATAAAACATACATTCTGGTCTAAAGAGGCTAAAACACCGCCAGTAGGAGAGTACAATAAAATCGGAGTACATAGACTAGTAAACGAGAACTGTAGCAAACTAGTCTCAGCTATACTGGTTTTACCCGGTACATGGAGCAGTGGAGAGCAACTTTCCTCCAATGAGGACAGATGGAGTAGAAATGAAAATGTTGATGAACCCTTCTTTTGGGCAAATCGATGTATCGATGTATATCTTATGGACTATCGTACTCATTTTGTTCCAATTGAAAAAGACTCAAGTGAACTAGAATTTATGATAAACTGGGGATGGGAACAATGGATAAACGATATAAAAGAAGTTGTAGACTTCGTTAAAGATATCTCATCTAATCAGAAAATATTTTTAGTGGGTGAAAGTTTTGGAGGGCTAGCGAGCATAAACTATGCTACACAATTTCAAGATGATCTTAATGGTCTAATCTTATTAGATGGGGGACCAGTTATAAGACAGCCTTCAAATTCCCTTAATTTTAATGAACTTCTTGAAGAAATGAGGAGAAAAAAGAGTTGGGTTATGGAGGTTGGAGGAGGAAAAGGAGCATTATTCTTGTTTAAGTATATAGACGAAAATCCTCTAGCTAATCCGATAAATCCGCTTACTGGAGAAGCTTTAAGTCCTCCGATAAATCCCATTACTGGAGAAAAATGGAATAATATTCTGGAATGGGCTACATTTATTCTTTATATCGCATGGGGACCTGGAATGCTAACGAACGTCTATGAAGGTTTTAACGATCCTAAAGTTCTAATTCACACTATGGCAACTTTCGATAGATATTGGCCATCAAGAATTTACCTTGAGACTCAAGCTATGCTAGATTGGGAGGAATGTCCTTATACAAAATACGACTTTGATAACCTATACTCGAATATAAAAATTCCTATTCTAGATGTGATTAGTAGGTTCGGTATTTCTATAGGTAGGTTAACTAATAATCCTTTAATAGGTTCCACATCACGCTCATATAATTTAATAACGTTGGATAAATACGGTCACCTAGATGTATATAACGGTACGTACTCAAAGAGGGACGTTGCCATACCGGTTCTCTCATGGATTTACTCCAAAGCATATAATGTTTAG
- a CDS encoding zinc-binding dehydrogenase, with protein sequence MRAAVFRGVNKPLDLTEVSDPKPKGDEILVKVASTGICHSDLHLIDGELVGPLPNGFIIGHEISGWVEELGSDVKNPYGLKKGDPVLVSWIVPCGVCRNCASGKENYCKNVASKLVGILGINGGHAEYVSVPEIAVIPLAKNLDPYISSPIACAYGTAYNALKSAKSTSGNSLVIIGVGGVGSAALQLANAMGLYPIIAVDINENKLEKAKELGATYVINPLNEDTRSKIIEVLGGGADIVYETKPNPDLRLSLEVVKAGGSIVVTGLGGFTHLAQIPITYVVSNGINIIGSLGYRPRIDLPEIVSLASSGKIDIRKLISHVYYPEHINEAYENLRKGLHIRAVVKWN encoded by the coding sequence ATGAGAGCTGCAGTTTTTAGGGGAGTTAATAAACCCTTAGACCTAACTGAAGTTTCAGATCCAAAACCAAAGGGTGACGAAATATTAGTGAAAGTAGCATCGACTGGAATTTGTCATAGTGATTTACACTTAATTGATGGAGAGCTAGTTGGTCCTCTTCCGAATGGGTTTATCATAGGTCATGAAATATCCGGTTGGGTAGAGGAATTAGGAAGTGATGTTAAGAATCCTTATGGATTAAAAAAGGGAGATCCAGTATTAGTCTCATGGATAGTACCTTGCGGAGTTTGCAGAAATTGTGCGAGTGGTAAAGAAAACTACTGTAAGAATGTAGCAAGTAAGTTAGTAGGAATTTTAGGAATCAATGGAGGACATGCTGAATACGTTTCAGTCCCTGAAATAGCTGTAATACCTTTAGCTAAAAATTTAGATCCTTATATTTCATCTCCAATAGCGTGTGCATATGGTACTGCGTATAATGCATTAAAAAGTGCTAAATCGACCAGCGGGAATAGTTTAGTGATCATAGGTGTAGGTGGCGTAGGTTCAGCTGCATTACAATTGGCTAATGCGATGGGGCTTTATCCCATCATAGCTGTTGATATCAATGAAAATAAACTTGAAAAAGCTAAGGAACTGGGAGCTACTTACGTTATTAATCCGTTAAATGAGGATACTAGATCTAAAATTATAGAAGTGTTAGGCGGTGGGGCTGATATTGTGTATGAGACTAAGCCAAATCCGGACTTGAGGTTATCCCTAGAAGTAGTTAAAGCTGGTGGGAGTATAGTTGTTACAGGATTAGGCGGTTTCACTCATTTAGCTCAAATACCTATAACTTATGTAGTATCCAATGGAATAAATATCATAGGAAGTTTAGGTTACAGACCTAGAATTGATCTACCAGAAATAGTCTCTCTAGCCTCCTCGGGTAAAATAGATATAAGGAAGTTGATATCGCATGTATATTATCCTGAACACATAAACGAAGCCTATGAGAATTTAAGGAAAGGTCTGCATATTAGAGCTGTTGTTAAGTGGAACTAA
- a CDS encoding SDR family oxidoreductase: MYSLKDKVVVVTGSGRGIGRAIAVRLAKEGSLLVVNAKKRIEEMNETINIIKSVGGEAIGVLADVSTREGCETLLKATLERYGVVDVLVNNAGLGLYSPFINVDDKLLDKHISTDFKSVVYCSQVFAKEMRENGAILNMASVAGVSPAYGLSIYGAMKAAVIALTKYLALELSPKIRVNAIAPGFVKTKLGESMFQLLGMTEKEFAQKFTLMGKILDPEEVAEFVTAVLKIESLTGQVFVLDSGEAIKGGIK, from the coding sequence ATGTATTCCTTAAAAGATAAGGTAGTTGTTGTAACTGGTTCTGGCAGAGGTATCGGTAGGGCTATTGCTGTAAGACTTGCTAAGGAAGGTAGCTTGTTAGTTGTTAATGCTAAGAAGAGGATTGAAGAAATGAATGAGACAATAAATATTATAAAGAGCGTAGGTGGAGAAGCTATTGGTGTGTTAGCAGATGTTTCAACTAGAGAGGGTTGTGAGACACTGCTTAAGGCTACGCTAGAAAGATATGGAGTTGTTGATGTTTTAGTGAATAATGCTGGTTTAGGATTGTACTCTCCGTTCATTAACGTTGACGATAAACTTTTAGATAAACATATTTCGACCGACTTCAAGTCAGTAGTCTATTGCTCACAAGTCTTCGCTAAAGAAATGAGAGAAAATGGGGCAATACTTAACATGGCTTCAGTTGCTGGAGTTTCACCTGCATACGGTTTATCAATATATGGTGCAATGAAGGCAGCTGTAATAGCGCTAACTAAATACTTAGCTTTAGAGTTATCCCCTAAAATAAGGGTAAACGCTATTGCTCCAGGCTTTGTGAAAACTAAGTTAGGAGAAAGTATGTTTCAGTTGCTTGGAATGACAGAGAAAGAGTTTGCACAAAAATTCACTCTTATGGGCAAAATCTTAGATCCAGAGGAGGTTGCCGAATTCGTTACAGCAGTTCTCAAGATAGAATCGTTAACTGGTCAAGTGTTTGTGTTAGATTCGGGGGAAGCAATTAAGGGAGGGATTAAATAA
- a CDS encoding R2-like ligand-binding oxidase, whose protein sequence is MGLNFEEYKHEYFKSVRKGGIDWALFPMKLYQLGKRLFWDPATIDLSKDVEDWKKLSDLEKLFIINVGSKFSAGEEAVALDLHPLIVTLVKEGRVEEVMYLEQFVYEESKHVEAFRRFFDAVGVKEDLTAFTKELSPNYRKIFYEELPKAMWNLSKDQSPENEVKAVVTYNLIVEGVAAEGGYNIFRYINKKFNILPGLGKMVNWIATDESRHIAFGVYLIARLIKEWGERVYKVAMDHLNYLAPYAIGIFSEPGVPQEGKIPFDLTPEVTVEYAKKLLNVRIDAVNRAKEMKLEMLTPKDLGVIEQ, encoded by the coding sequence ATGGGACTTAATTTTGAGGAATATAAGCATGAATACTTCAAATCTGTAAGGAAAGGAGGGATAGATTGGGCACTGTTTCCTATGAAACTTTACCAATTAGGTAAGAGGTTATTCTGGGATCCAGCTACGATAGATTTATCCAAAGACGTGGAGGATTGGAAAAAATTAAGTGATTTAGAGAAATTATTTATAATAAACGTAGGGTCTAAGTTCTCGGCTGGAGAGGAGGCAGTAGCTTTAGATCTTCATCCTTTAATAGTTACACTGGTTAAAGAGGGCAGAGTTGAAGAGGTTATGTATTTAGAGCAATTCGTTTATGAAGAATCTAAACACGTTGAGGCTTTTAGAAGATTTTTTGATGCTGTAGGGGTTAAGGAGGATTTAACGGCATTCACTAAAGAGTTATCACCTAACTATAGGAAGATATTTTATGAAGAATTACCGAAGGCAATGTGGAATTTATCTAAGGATCAATCACCTGAGAATGAAGTTAAGGCTGTTGTCACATATAACCTAATAGTTGAAGGTGTTGCAGCTGAAGGAGGATACAATATATTTAGATACATAAACAAGAAATTTAACATACTCCCGGGATTGGGTAAGATGGTAAATTGGATTGCAACTGACGAATCAAGACATATCGCATTTGGGGTATATTTAATAGCTAGACTCATAAAAGAATGGGGGGAGAGAGTATATAAGGTAGCTATGGATCATTTGAATTACTTAGCTCCCTACGCTATAGGAATATTTTCAGAACCAGGCGTTCCTCAAGAAGGTAAGATACCTTTTGACCTAACCCCGGAAGTAACTGTTGAATACGCTAAGAAATTATTAAATGTGAGGATAGACGCTGTTAATAGAGCTAAGGAAATGAAGTTAGAGATGCTTACTCCTAAGGATTTAGGCGTTATAGAACAGTGA
- a CDS encoding acyl-CoA dehydrogenase family protein: MLLDLNFEISEDLKLILNSLKETLDSQWSTKKLRSVIEGNKEYVDQIWKEIIRLEILPYISNSSLKDVVILNELIGSRLLPGIVASSIIASRGIKDKDVLNKLYAGEVKIAISDSNMVPSGDQADLILINNKLIKRKECNSIITFNSLDNTMKISKVECNSNETIEVNNAEIALLLSSQMLGSGEEVLNMSVKYSKERIAFGKPIGSYQAIKHRVVNDAIDIELTRSIVLEASENIKYAWLAKDIANRKVPKVIMSGIQVHGGIGFTDDIDIHLHLRRALTLSKIYNERINISEFL, encoded by the coding sequence ATGTTACTAGATTTAAATTTTGAAATTAGTGAAGACTTAAAGCTAATTCTGAATAGCCTAAAGGAAACCTTAGATTCACAATGGAGCACAAAGAAGTTAAGATCAGTAATAGAGGGTAATAAGGAATACGTTGACCAGATATGGAAGGAAATAATTAGGCTTGAAATCCTGCCTTACATTTCTAATTCATCCCTCAAAGACGTAGTTATATTAAATGAATTGATAGGAAGCAGATTATTGCCCGGAATAGTTGCAAGTAGTATTATTGCGTCTAGGGGAATTAAGGATAAGGATGTATTGAACAAATTGTATGCAGGTGAAGTGAAAATAGCTATTTCTGATTCTAACATGGTACCATCTGGAGATCAAGCTGATCTTATATTGATAAATAATAAGTTAATTAAGAGGAAAGAGTGCAACAGTATTATTACTTTTAATTCATTGGATAATACAATGAAAATTAGTAAAGTAGAATGTAACAGTAATGAGACAATAGAAGTTAATAATGCCGAAATTGCCTTATTACTATCTTCACAGATGTTGGGAAGTGGAGAAGAAGTCTTGAACATGTCCGTTAAGTATAGCAAGGAGCGAATAGCGTTTGGAAAACCTATAGGTTCTTATCAAGCAATAAAGCATAGGGTAGTAAATGACGCAATAGATATTGAACTAACGAGGTCTATTGTTTTAGAGGCTTCAGAAAATATAAAATATGCTTGGTTAGCTAAGGATATTGCTAATAGGAAAGTACCTAAAGTAATTATGAGTGGTATTCAAGTTCATGGAGGAATAGGATTTACTGATGATATCGATATCCATTTGCATTTAAGGAGAGCGTTAACGCTGAGTAAAATATATAATGAAAGAATTAATATATCTGAGTTTCTATGA
- a CDS encoding acetyl-CoA C-acetyltransferase, whose product MLEEVYLVDFLRTPFTRFTRKEPQKDPFYNLRPEEIASLVINKLIEKNGINPSEIDEIITGCALQVGEQWSFGGRHEIFAGKLPYTIPTMAVDRQCASSLSTVSIGAMEIASGMADIIIAGGVEKMSKTPMFDNPHIEINTKFLTDPKYSDYDLTTGYVMGLTAEKLAEEGRISREEMDKWSLRSHQLAWRATQDGYFRGEIISVEVEGEGGKKITLNSDQSIRPDTSLEKLLQLPPAFKPNGSITAGNSAPLNSGASYVLLMSKEAVKKYGLTPMARILSFGFAGVPPAVMGKGPVPASKKALEKARLSPKNIDLWEINEAFAVVVLYAIKQLELDENSVNKRGGAIAIGHPLGATGARLVGTLARQLILEGKDHGVATLCVGGGQGGAIVLERA is encoded by the coding sequence GTGTTAGAAGAAGTTTATCTGGTAGATTTTCTTAGAACACCTTTCACGAGATTCACTAGAAAGGAACCACAGAAGGATCCTTTCTATAATTTAAGACCAGAGGAAATAGCCAGTTTGGTTATCAATAAGTTGATTGAGAAAAATGGAATAAATCCTAGTGAAATAGACGAAATAATAACTGGATGTGCGTTACAAGTAGGTGAACAGTGGTCTTTTGGAGGTAGACATGAGATTTTTGCCGGCAAATTGCCTTATACGATTCCTACTATGGCTGTGGATAGGCAATGTGCATCTTCACTATCAACTGTGAGTATAGGGGCAATGGAAATAGCAAGTGGGATGGCTGATATAATAATTGCAGGAGGAGTCGAGAAAATGTCAAAAACACCTATGTTTGACAATCCACATATAGAAATAAATACTAAATTTCTAACGGATCCTAAATACTCTGATTACGATTTGACTACTGGCTATGTAATGGGATTAACTGCCGAAAAATTAGCTGAAGAAGGTAGAATAAGTAGGGAAGAAATGGATAAATGGTCATTGAGGAGTCATCAGTTAGCGTGGAGAGCAACTCAAGATGGTTATTTTAGAGGAGAGATAATATCGGTAGAGGTAGAAGGAGAAGGTGGAAAGAAGATAACTCTGAACTCTGACCAGTCAATAAGACCTGATACAAGTCTTGAGAAATTATTACAATTACCTCCTGCATTCAAGCCAAATGGATCAATTACCGCCGGTAACTCAGCTCCACTCAATTCCGGAGCTTCTTATGTTTTATTAATGTCTAAAGAAGCTGTGAAAAAGTACGGACTTACTCCAATGGCAAGGATATTAAGCTTTGGTTTTGCCGGAGTTCCTCCTGCCGTTATGGGAAAGGGACCAGTCCCTGCTTCTAAAAAAGCTCTAGAAAAAGCCAGACTGAGCCCTAAAAATATAGATTTATGGGAAATAAATGAAGCTTTTGCTGTAGTAGTACTTTACGCCATAAAACAGTTAGAGCTAGATGAGAACTCAGTTAATAAGAGAGGTGGGGCTATCGCAATAGGTCATCCTTTAGGAGCGACTGGAGCTAGACTGGTAGGAACGCTAGCGAGACAACTCATATTAGAGGGAAAAGATCACGGTGTAGCTACCTTATGTGTAGGCGGAGGTCAAGGGGGAGCAATAGTTTTGGAAAGAGCTTAA
- a CDS encoding acryloyl-coenzyme A reductase, with product MKAVILPGYKQGYKIENIKEPKPQKDEVVIKVNKASLCYRDLLQIEGFYPRSKYPLILGHEVVGTIEEVGEDVIDFKEGEKVTSMLFVPDFSCEHCKLGEEVYCKNKLLYAQELDGFFAEKGIVKANSLLKVPEGVNDEGALVVPCVIAMVYRGLKKADVKAGDLVLVTGSSGGVGIHALQVAKALGCKVIGVTSNEEKAKIVSKFADYVIVGNKFAEEAKRIGDVSVVIENVGTATLDESMKTVRQGGKIIQIGNLDPSISYNLKLGYLILKDISLIGHAGANKKDIIEALNMVKNGKIKPIIGGEVSIEEFGKALEMLRDKNRYGKILIRSD from the coding sequence ATGAAAGCCGTAATTCTCCCCGGCTACAAACAAGGATATAAGATAGAAAACATTAAGGAGCCAAAGCCGCAGAAAGATGAAGTAGTTATAAAAGTAAATAAGGCATCTCTTTGCTACAGAGATCTTTTGCAGATTGAAGGCTTTTATCCAAGGTCAAAATATCCTTTAATATTGGGTCATGAAGTGGTAGGAACTATTGAGGAAGTAGGTGAAGATGTTATAGATTTTAAAGAAGGTGAAAAAGTGACCTCGATGCTATTCGTTCCGGATTTTTCTTGCGAACACTGTAAGTTAGGTGAGGAAGTTTATTGTAAAAATAAATTACTCTATGCTCAAGAGTTGGATGGTTTCTTTGCCGAAAAAGGCATAGTTAAAGCTAATAGCTTATTAAAGGTACCGGAGGGTGTAAATGATGAGGGAGCATTAGTAGTACCTTGTGTAATTGCAATGGTATATAGAGGCTTAAAGAAAGCTGATGTAAAGGCTGGAGACTTAGTTTTAGTTACTGGTTCGAGTGGAGGCGTCGGAATTCATGCTCTTCAAGTAGCGAAGGCTTTAGGCTGTAAAGTAATAGGGGTTACCAGTAATGAAGAAAAGGCTAAAATAGTCTCTAAGTTTGCCGATTATGTAATTGTTGGAAATAAATTTGCAGAAGAAGCCAAAAGGATAGGAGACGTTTCAGTCGTAATTGAAAACGTAGGAACTGCTACTCTAGATGAGAGCATGAAGACGGTTAGGCAAGGAGGTAAAATTATACAGATAGGAAATTTAGATCCGTCAATATCCTATAACTTGAAATTAGGCTACCTAATATTGAAAGATATTAGTTTAATAGGTCATGCAGGTGCAAATAAGAAAGACATTATAGAGGCTTTAAATATGGTTAAGAACGGTAAGATAAAACCTATAATAGGAGGAGAAGTGAGTATAGAGGAATTTGGCAAGGCTTTAGAGATGCTAAGGGATAAAAATAGATATGGAAAAATATTAATTAGAAGTGATTAA
- a CDS encoding alpha/beta hydrolase, whose product MPLDPKLKKLLDSGFNIPIGKAPVEEIRKVFRDLSSQAPRMDVGKIEDIKVPGSEATIPVRLYYPKSNGPYGILVYFHGGGFVIGDIETYDPLCRALTNACNCIVASVDYRLAPEHKFPSAVIDSFDAMKWIYENAEKLHGEMGVAIGGDSAGGNLTAVVAILAKRNNINLKYQILIYPAVSLDNVSRSLVEYSEGYFLTRDQIEWFGSQYLRSPADLLDYRFSPIIADLTGLPPALIITAEYDPLRDQGEAYANKLLQSGVKVTSVRFNNVIHGFVSFFSIIDQGMDAIGLIGQTLKRAFYNSF is encoded by the coding sequence ATGCCACTAGACCCTAAATTGAAGAAGTTATTAGACTCAGGTTTTAACATACCTATAGGTAAAGCCCCCGTAGAGGAGATAAGAAAAGTATTTAGAGATCTTTCTTCACAAGCCCCAAGAATGGATGTTGGAAAAATTGAAGACATTAAAGTTCCAGGTAGTGAAGCTACGATACCTGTTAGGCTATATTATCCTAAATCTAACGGACCTTATGGAATTCTAGTTTACTTCCATGGTGGAGGTTTTGTAATAGGCGATATAGAGACTTATGATCCATTGTGCAGAGCTTTAACAAACGCTTGTAATTGCATCGTAGCTTCGGTAGATTACAGATTAGCTCCAGAGCATAAATTTCCTTCGGCTGTTATAGACTCCTTTGATGCCATGAAGTGGATATACGAAAATGCAGAAAAGCTTCATGGGGAAATGGGAGTAGCTATTGGTGGAGATAGTGCAGGAGGAAATTTAACTGCTGTAGTTGCTATACTTGCAAAGAGAAATAACATAAATCTCAAATACCAAATATTAATATATCCTGCTGTCAGCCTAGATAACGTTTCAAGATCATTAGTAGAGTATTCAGAGGGGTATTTTTTAACTAGAGACCAAATAGAGTGGTTCGGTTCCCAGTATTTAAGAAGCCCAGCTGACTTATTAGATTACAGATTTTCACCTATAATCGCCGATCTAACCGGACTACCTCCAGCATTAATTATTACTGCTGAATACGATCCATTAAGAGATCAAGGAGAAGCTTATGCAAATAAACTGTTACAATCGGGAGTTAAGGTAACAAGTGTTAGATTTAATAATGTGATTCACGGATTTGTATCCTTCTTCTCGATAATAGATCAAGGAATGGATGCTATAGGTTTAATCGGACAAACATTGAAAAGAGCTTTCTATAATTCCTTCTAA
- a CDS encoding ParA family protein — translation MRIAIYILSLKGGIGKTSLAIKMAHSLGRKNRVLLIDNDGMSNLSLRLGYHIESLVDGRYPLDSLVKIRRNTFLLRLRRNPFTQLNDINREKILKDLIGRKYWKYIIVDNWTGITEKDRIIRNIYENVDVNVGLFLTDQLSLDKTLEYLNNWSQLNAKYALLINNDIDSNYQKDIYLKS, via the coding sequence ATGCGTATTGCGATATATATTTTGAGCCTCAAAGGAGGTATAGGGAAGACTAGCTTGGCTATAAAGATGGCTCATTCTTTGGGAAGGAAAAACAGAGTTTTACTTATAGATAATGATGGAATGTCAAATTTATCTCTAAGGTTAGGATATCATATAGAAAGTTTAGTTGATGGACGGTATCCTTTAGATAGTTTAGTAAAAATTAGGAGAAATACCTTTTTACTTAGGCTGAGAAGAAATCCATTTACTCAACTCAACGATATTAATAGGGAGAAGATTCTGAAGGATCTTATAGGTAGAAAATATTGGAAATATATTATTGTTGATAATTGGACCGGTATTACAGAAAAAGATAGAATAATTAGGAACATTTATGAGAATGTAGATGTAAATGTTGGTCTTTTTCTGACTGATCAACTCTCCCTTGATAAAACGTTAGAATATTTAAATAATTGGAGCCAATTAAATGCTAAATACGCACTACTAATTAACAATGATATTGATTCGAATTATCAGAAAGATATATACTTAAAATCATAG